One Mangifera indica cultivar Alphonso chromosome 4, CATAS_Mindica_2.1, whole genome shotgun sequence genomic region harbors:
- the LOC123213770 gene encoding triose phosphate/phosphate translocator, chloroplastic-like gives MASVTNPLHFSIKTPGISSLYLSKSKVSSSTDVQLRTGSLASKSTRLEFSPLPEKKESPLRVNSSGGCLRFTGWSQQIRQRSTVDFPVVSAAAADADGCEIEISDGYTKPSKSFGERFPALVTGFFFFMWYFLNVIFNILNKKVYNYFPYPYFVSVVHLLVGVVYCLVSWGVGLPKRAPIDKELLLLLTPVALCHALGHVMSNVSFATVAVSFTHTIKALEPFFNAAASQFVLGHQIPLSLWLSLAPVVIGVSMASLTELSFNWTGFISAMISNIAFTYRSIYSKKAMTGMDSTNVYAYISIIALIVCIPPAVLIEGPQLMQYGFKDAIAKVGLTKFLSDLFWIGMFYHLYNQVATNTLERVAPLTHAVGNVLKRVFVIGFSIVVFGNKISTQTGIGTVIAIAGVAIYSLIKANMEEQKRKAALTGAS, from the exons atGGCTTCAGTTACTAACCCACTTCACTTTTCGATCAAAACTCCTGGAATATCTTCGCTCTACCTATCAAAGAGCAAGGTTTCATCATCCACTGATGTTCAACTTAGAACTGGGTCACTTGCTTCGAAATCTACGCGCCTGGAGTTTTCACCGTTACCTGAGAAAAAAGAATCTCCTTTGAGGGTTAATTCCTCCGGCGGATGTTTGAGATTTACAGGCTGGAGTCAACAGATAAGGCAGCGAAGTACCGTTGACTTTCCGGTTGTTTCAGCTGCTGCAGCGGATGCAGATGGTTGTGAGATTGAAATTTCTGATGG GTACACAAAGCCTTCTAAGAGCTTTGGTGAGAGATTTCCTGCATTGGTTACGggcttctttttctttatgtg gTACTTCTTAAATGTCATCTTCAATATACTCAACAAGAAGGTCTACAATTACTTCCCATATCCGTA TTTTGTTTCTGTTGTACATCTTCTAGTTGGAGTTGTATACTGTCTTGTTTCTTGGGGTGTTGGTCTACCCAAACGTGCT CCAATTGATAAGGAGCTGTTGTTACTATTGACACCGGTTGCACTCTGTCATGCCCTCGGACATGTCATGTCCAACGTATCATTTGCCACTGTTGCTGTATCTTTCACTCACACCATTAAAG CTTTGGAGCCATTCTTCAATGCTGCTGCTTCTCAATTTGTTTTAGGCCACCAGATTCCTTTGTCCTTGTGGTTATCATTGGCTCCTGTTGTTATTG GTGTTTCAATGGCTTCACTGACTGAACTTTCTTTCAACTGGACTGGTTTCATCAGTGCAATGAtttcaaacattgcatttacttACAGAAGTATCTATTCAAAGAAAGCAATG ACAGGTATGGACAGTACAAATGTGTATGCTTACATTTCAATAATTGCCCTCATCGTCTGCATCCCGCCAGCAGTACTT ATTGAGGGCCCCCAGCTGATGCAATATGGTTTCAAGGATGCAATTGCTAAAGTGGGTTTAACCAAATTCTTATCTGATCTGTTCTGGATCGGaatgttttatcatttataCAATCAG GTTGCAACTAACACATTGGAAAGGGTTGCTCCTCTCACACACGCAGTTGGAAATGTTCTAAAGCGAGTCTTTGTTATTGGTTTCTCAATTGTTGTATTTG GCAATAAGATCTCCACGCAAACTGGGATTGGTACTGTTATAGCAATTGCAGGTGTTGCCATCTACTCCCTCATAAAAGCAAACATGGAAGAACAAAAACGA AAAGCTGCCTTGACTGGTGCTTCATAG
- the LOC123213769 gene encoding pentatricopeptide repeat-containing protein At1g26460, mitochondrial-like — protein sequence MASQMSIFTRTKTLLSKTLNPNVKLNSISISTFTFLSQQPQLVESTEPSPLPPNPATGSPLYNENWRNPVANSASVAQSLIPLGFLQNMAAPRIQVLSQTLDVGALMNTFADWMTSQRWSDMKQLFEFWIRSLDKNGKPNKPDVNLYNHYLRANLMMGASAGDLLDLVAQMEDFAILPNTASFNLVLKAMYHARETEAAEKLLQRMLQSKKESLPDDESYDLVIGMLFLTDQIDAALKYIDMALKSGYMLSMKVFAECVQSCVTKGRLDTLVSIIEKCKSMDQNKALCPTWIMCNYIAEVATQEDNSRLAFYALEFMAKWIAQGENARPPALLSVDEGLVVSVLGTAGRTYSQTLLDASWAILRRSLRQKKAPNPESYLGKIYAHASLGDLQRAFSTLHEFETAYGNSNNYVGEELFSPFTSLNPLVVACSKKGFETLDSVYFQLENLSKADPPYKSVAALNCIILGCANIWDLDRAYQTFEAIGTSFGLTPDIHSYNALMYAFGKLKKTFEASRVFEHLVSLGVKPNAMSYSFLVEAHLINRDQKAALAVIDDMVTAGFSPSKETLKKVRRRCLREMDYESDDKVDVLAKKFEIRMGTENRRNILFNLQYSSEYA from the exons ATGGCTTCTCAAATGTCGATCTTCACTCGAACCAAGACCCTTCTTTCTAAAACCCTGAACCCAAATGTCAAACTCAATTCTATCTCCATTTCTACATTCACTTTCCTTTCCCAACAACCCCAACTCGTTGAGTCAACTGAGCCATCTCCTCTCCCGCCAAACCCAGCCACTGGTAGCCCATTATACAACGAAAACTGGCGGAACCCGGTTGCCAATTCAGCCTCTGTGGCTCAGTCCCTTATTCCTTTAGGTTTCCTTCAGAACATGGCCGCTCCACGCATTCAGGTATTATCACAAACACTTGATGTGGGGGCCTTAATGAATACTTTCGCTGATTGGATGACGAGTCAAAGGTGGTCAGATATGAAGCAACTCTTTGAGTTTTGGATTCGGAGTTTAGACAAGAATGGGAAGCCCAACAAGCCGGATGTTAATTTGTATAATCATTACTTGAGGGCTAATCTGATGATGGGCGCTAGTGCTGGCGATTTGCTTGATTTAGTGGCCCAGATGGAGGATTTTGCTATTCTGCCTAACACAGCGTCGTTTAATTTGGTCTTGAAAGCTATGTACCATGCCAGAGAGACCGAAGCTGCTGAGAAGTTGCTCCAACG GATGCTGCAAAGTAAGAAAGAATCTCTGCCTGATGATGAGTCATATGACCTAGTCATTGGCATGCTATTTTTAACAGACCAGATTGATGCTGCTTTGAAATACATTGATATGGCCTTGAAATCTGGTTATATGTTGTCTATGAAAGTGTTTGCTGAATGTGTGCAAAGCTGCGTTACCAAGGGCAGGCTGGATACTCTGGTATCCATCATTGAGAAGTGCAAG TCTATGGATCAAAACAAAGCACTCTGTCCAACCTGGATCATGTGTAATTATATTGCAGAAGTTGCAACTCAAGAAGATAACAGCAGGTTAGCATTTTATGCCTTGGAATTTATGGCCAAATGGATAGCTCAGGGTGAGAATGCAAGGCCCCCTGCTCTGCTTTCTGTAGATGAAGGATTGGTTGTGTCAGTGCTTGGAACTGCAGGAAGGACCTACAGTCAAACACTATTGGATGCATCATGGGCTATCCTACGACGCTCTTTGCGTCAAAAGAAGGCCCCTAACCCTGAATCTTATCTTGGAAAAATTTATGCTCATGCATCATTGGGTGATCTTCAAAGGGCTTTTAGTACCTTGCATGAATTTGAGACTGCCTATGGGAATTCCAACAACTACGTAGGGGAGGAACTTTTCTCACCATTTACCTCATTAAATCCATTGGTTGTTGCTTGCTCCAAGAAGGGTTTTGAGACATTGGACTCG GTGTATTTTCAGCTTGAGAATTTGAGCAAGGCAGATCCTCCTTACAAATCTGTTGCTGCTCTAAACTGTATAATTTTGGGTTGTGCTAATATTTGGGACCTTGACCGTGCCTACCAAACTTTTGAGGCAATTGGAACTTCTTTTGGGTTGACACCGGACATTCATTCATACAATGCTCTAATGTATGCATTTGGGAAGCTCAAGAAG ACATTTGAGGCTTCAAGGGTGTTTGAGCACTTAGTAAGTTTGGGTGTTAAACCCAATGCAATGTCATATTCTTTCCTTGTTGAGGCCCATCTTATCAACCGAGATCAGAAAGCTGCTCTTGCTGTGATTGATGACATG GTAACTGCTGGATTTTCACCATCAAAAGAAACTCTAAAGAAGGTTAGAAGGCGATGCTTACGAGAAATGGACTATGAAAGTGATGACAAGGTTGATGTCCTGGCCAAAAAGTTTGAGATTCGAATGGGCACAGAGAATCGTAGGAACATACTGTTTAATCTCCAGTACAGCTCTGAATATGCCTAA